The following are from one region of the Lysobacterales bacterium genome:
- a CDS encoding TIGR03756 family integrating conjugative element protein has product MSLPLARRRLRATAASLLLSAATSTFALDTATIVSSALSPDCLEYRVVGICYWLYCTPFGCSVRTSVKVRHYVPDAVVSSYSNTGENPWQEVRAMSMPNPTAKAGGDGTTNHDNENNLAKFKNADVIGHPAGMVFSQFASASGYTCEGAGTAFMPYLLSTLDTIAWRYNIPEAFYPEALIPGRREIGTRTGLNLWGNVYPRGGFLHQTDDHKSGAVVAQRAGDIVTRRNQIHVYQPLLAKARDGYWPAGALMETDASTGKWQELTPTLSNSCVVFPHSRTRVQAQQGDYAWALWRPYSCCRRRGQVFLGSVDFM; this is encoded by the coding sequence ATGAGCCTCCCGCTGGCACGCCGGCGCCTGCGCGCCACCGCCGCCTCGCTGCTGCTGAGCGCGGCCACGTCGACGTTCGCCCTGGACACCGCCACCATCGTCTCGTCGGCGCTGTCCCCCGACTGCCTCGAATACCGCGTGGTCGGAATCTGCTACTGGCTGTACTGCACGCCCTTCGGCTGCTCGGTTCGCACTTCCGTCAAGGTGCGCCACTACGTCCCCGATGCGGTGGTGTCGAGCTACTCGAACACCGGAGAAAACCCGTGGCAGGAAGTCAGGGCGATGAGCATGCCCAACCCGACCGCCAAGGCTGGCGGTGACGGCACGACCAATCACGACAACGAGAACAACCTCGCCAAGTTCAAGAACGCCGATGTCATCGGCCATCCGGCCGGGATGGTGTTCAGCCAGTTCGCCAGCGCCTCCGGCTACACGTGCGAAGGCGCTGGCACAGCCTTCATGCCGTATCTGCTGAGCACGCTCGACACGATCGCCTGGCGCTACAACATCCCGGAAGCGTTCTACCCCGAAGCGCTCATCCCCGGCCGGCGCGAAATCGGTACGCGCACCGGCCTGAACCTCTGGGGCAACGTGTATCCCCGCGGTGGCTTCCTGCACCAGACCGACGACCACAAGAGCGGCGCCGTGGTCGCGCAGCGCGCGGGCGACATCGTGACGCGCCGCAACCAGATTCATGTGTACCAGCCCCTGCTGGCCAAAGCCCGCGACGGTTACTGGCCGGCCGGCGCGCTGATGGAGACCGACGCCTCGACGGGCAAGTGGCAGGAGCTGACGCCCACGCTCTCGAACAGTTGCGTGGTCTTCCCGCACAGCCGCACCCGCGTGCAGGCCCAGCAAGGCGACTACGCCTGGGCCCTGTGGCGGCCGTACTCCTGCTGCCGGCGCCGTGGCCAGGTCTTCCTCGGCAGCGTCGATTTCATGTGA
- a CDS encoding TIGR03757 family integrating conjugative element protein: MPAPFFKASPRLPTIRITPGLWVVLFMFTQAAAADVLVVTDSRHPVQAPAGVRIIELDQATRIEVELAAHLPTDPQQAAAVVRQRLHDGGEVLQRRIGHAYQGVADAWGLGIAKIPAVVVDRRYVVYGEPDVSRAVARINAYRSTQP, encoded by the coding sequence ATGCCGGCCCCCTTCTTCAAGGCTTCGCCCCGGCTGCCGACCATCCGCATTACCCCCGGGCTTTGGGTAGTGCTGTTCATGTTCACCCAGGCTGCGGCCGCCGATGTGCTCGTCGTCACCGACAGCCGTCATCCCGTGCAGGCCCCGGCCGGCGTGCGGATCATCGAGCTGGACCAGGCCACGCGCATTGAGGTCGAACTCGCCGCGCACCTGCCGACCGACCCGCAACAGGCCGCAGCCGTGGTGCGGCAGCGGTTGCATGACGGCGGCGAGGTCCTGCAGCGTCGCATCGGCCATGCCTACCAAGGTGTCGCGGATGCCTGGGGGCTAGGCATCGCCAAGATTCCCGCCGTGGTGGTCGATCGACGCTACGTGGTCTACGGCGAGCCCGACGTGTCCCGCGCCGTCGCGCGCATCAACGCCTACCGGAGCACGCAGCCATGA
- a CDS encoding chromate resistance protein: protein MSFVALFVSLPTKASTGRMRVWRSIKALGCATLRDGVYLLPDSVDSAVTLDEVAAQAVEAGGTGEVYRLSGCDEAQETALRALFDRGEEYAGIAEEIKSFGRSLASLDGAAAARKLQPLVRRFEQVARIDFFPGEAQRQTLSLLDDLRDAITRRLSPDEPTARQADVPRLDRADYQGRTWATRARPWVDRLASGWLIRRFIDPKARIVWLASPADCKADWLGFDFDGAAFSHVGTKVSFETLLASFGLDSAPALIRLGELVHCLDVGGLPVAEALGIESLLAGLRASEPDDDALLTRACEVFDWLLKSYEEKTT from the coding sequence TTGAGCTTTGTTGCCCTATTTGTCAGCCTGCCCACCAAGGCATCGACCGGCCGCATGCGCGTCTGGCGCTCGATCAAAGCGCTGGGCTGCGCCACGTTGCGTGATGGGGTCTATCTGCTGCCCGACTCGGTGGACAGTGCTGTGACGCTGGACGAAGTGGCGGCGCAGGCGGTGGAAGCCGGGGGCACCGGCGAGGTCTATCGGCTCTCGGGGTGTGACGAAGCCCAAGAGACCGCGCTGCGCGCCCTGTTCGACCGGGGCGAGGAGTACGCCGGCATCGCCGAGGAGATCAAATCGTTCGGGCGGAGCCTGGCATCCCTGGATGGTGCCGCCGCCGCGCGCAAGCTCCAGCCGCTCGTGCGCCGCTTCGAGCAGGTGGCGCGCATCGATTTCTTCCCCGGCGAGGCGCAACGGCAGACCCTGAGCCTGCTCGACGACCTGCGCGACGCGATCACCCGCCGCCTGTCTCCCGACGAGCCGACCGCCCGGCAGGCGGATGTTCCGCGGCTGGACCGCGCCGACTATCAGGGCCGGACCTGGGCCACGCGGGCGCGCCCGTGGGTTGACCGGCTGGCCAGTGGCTGGCTGATCCGCCGGTTCATCGACCCAAAGGCCCGCATCGTCTGGCTGGCGAGTCCCGCCGACTGCAAAGCCGATTGGCTTGGCTTCGATTTCGACGGCGCGGCCTTTAGTCACGTGGGCACCAAGGTCAGCTTCGAGACGCTACTGGCGAGTTTCGGACTTGATTCCGCCCCTGCACTGATACGCCTGGGCGAGCTCGTGCATTGCCTGGATGTGGGGGGGCTACCGGTAGCTGAAGCGCTGGGCATCGAATCGCTGCTCGCCGGCCTGCGGGCATCCGAACCCGACGACGACGCGCTGCTTACCCGCGCATGCGAAGTCTTTGACTGGCTATTGAAGAGTTACGAGGAAAAAACAACGTGA
- the chrA gene encoding chromate resistance efflux protein ChrA has protein sequence MNAPTSPQTAATTEAVPPAMSYLQLFARFLKFGLLAWGGPVAQIGMLRRELVDEERWISSRRFNKLLAVMQVLPGPEAHEICVHLGIRAKGRLGGVLAGLGFMLPGFLLMFALSWLYFQIEFVGTSLGAAFLGVQAAVIALIVRAVHRIGEHILLDRWLWAIAIVCALAAMARVDFWITLPASGLVYALLVLKHRALALLVTLGAVALAAAVAWWDAPAAKLVETVVQGQASVLLIFASGLKAGLLTFGGAYTAIPFVRNDAVGRGWMTDGQFLDGLALSGVLPAPLIIFATFVGYVAGGPIGAVAMTVGVFLPAFAFSLIFYDRLEAVVENKRLHAFLDGVAAGVVGLIGATTLDLAQVTAERVPSLAMGMSIFAAGLAFLYAWKNKLNVVVVILAAGLAGWLVFPNQG, from the coding sequence GTGAACGCCCCGACCAGTCCTCAGACCGCTGCCACGACTGAAGCGGTCCCTCCAGCGATGAGCTACCTGCAGCTCTTCGCGCGCTTCCTCAAGTTCGGCTTGCTCGCATGGGGCGGGCCTGTGGCTCAGATCGGCATGTTGCGCCGCGAGCTCGTGGACGAGGAACGCTGGATCTCCAGCAGACGCTTCAACAAGCTGCTTGCGGTGATGCAGGTACTGCCCGGACCCGAAGCGCACGAAATATGCGTTCATTTGGGCATCCGGGCGAAGGGGCGGCTGGGGGGCGTACTGGCGGGACTCGGGTTCATGCTTCCCGGGTTCTTGCTGATGTTCGCGCTGTCCTGGCTGTACTTCCAGATCGAATTCGTTGGCACCTCGCTGGGCGCGGCGTTCCTTGGCGTCCAGGCGGCCGTGATCGCCCTGATCGTGCGCGCCGTGCACCGTATCGGCGAGCACATCCTGCTCGATCGCTGGTTGTGGGCCATTGCCATCGTTTGCGCGCTGGCCGCCATGGCTCGTGTCGACTTCTGGATCACCCTGCCGGCGAGCGGCCTGGTGTACGCGCTGCTCGTGCTGAAGCATCGGGCCTTGGCGCTCTTGGTGACACTGGGCGCGGTGGCGCTGGCTGCGGCCGTGGCTTGGTGGGATGCGCCGGCGGCGAAGCTGGTGGAAACGGTCGTTCAGGGCCAAGCCTCGGTGCTGCTCATCTTCGCCTCGGGCCTGAAGGCCGGCTTGCTCACCTTCGGTGGTGCCTACACGGCGATCCCGTTCGTTCGCAATGACGCCGTCGGGCGCGGATGGATGACGGATGGGCAGTTCCTGGACGGCCTGGCGCTGTCCGGTGTGCTGCCGGCACCCCTCATCATCTTCGCCACGTTCGTCGGCTATGTGGCAGGGGGGCCGATCGGGGCGGTGGCCATGACGGTGGGTGTCTTTCTTCCGGCCTTTGCGTTCTCGTTGATTTTCTACGACCGGCTGGAGGCTGTCGTGGAGAACAAACGGCTGCACGCGTTCCTGGACGGCGTCGCGGCCGGCGTAGTCGGCCTGATCGGCGCAACTACCCTCGACTTGGCGCAGGTCACGGCTGAACGTGTCCCATCGCTGGCGATGGGCATGTCGATCTTCGC